From the genome of Nitrospira sp., one region includes:
- a CDS encoding polysaccharide biosynthesis C-terminal domain-containing protein produces the protein MITVAFLSKGLGFFRELLIAKYFGVSGEVDAFIIALSAALLAGSGIGIALSTMLIPVLHDLQAEVGKENAASFVGKVIVATLGLSAIALAPLILVPESIIRVLAPSLSWRAINMAASFAPWLALYALLLNLVFVLSAAFNTQGHFSVPAFSDLGFNVVAIAILVMFSTVLGVGALVAGSVLGLAACGGILFFLLWRHHLARFGMHQSGAAIWPFIHLCVPILLLEFSCQIITAVENYFASGLAEGSIATLNYARRVNIMMVALVALNVSRGVFPTFSLLWREGKRQEAAEILMRISNTVIILFVPAAVCCMALRDQILGLLYLRGAFDRNALEMTEAVFIFYCGGLVAAVLEPVFIKACYAFGDTRTPLVSTALSAVFAAIGTYLLIPIWGLVGIAFVINLSIAFRAFAMAFVLSNTLEYFDLRRLAASSVGALVCTGLACAASIGIPRDTPLGLMGWILVFAVTYLFCGWFFLEGSIRPLVWKFARLGVEMRPR, from the coding sequence TTGATCACAGTTGCTTTCCTCAGCAAGGGCCTTGGGTTTTTTCGTGAACTGCTCATCGCCAAATATTTCGGCGTCAGTGGCGAGGTGGATGCTTTTATCATCGCTCTTTCAGCGGCGCTTCTTGCCGGCAGCGGGATAGGGATTGCGCTATCGACGATGCTGATCCCTGTTCTCCACGATCTTCAAGCAGAAGTGGGCAAGGAGAACGCTGCGAGTTTTGTTGGGAAGGTAATAGTTGCCACACTTGGCTTGTCCGCGATTGCGCTCGCCCCTCTCATTTTGGTACCCGAATCAATTATCCGAGTGCTTGCTCCCTCGCTATCCTGGCGGGCGATCAATATGGCCGCAAGCTTCGCTCCATGGCTCGCACTCTATGCGCTATTGCTCAATCTTGTGTTTGTCTTATCCGCTGCGTTCAACACTCAAGGGCACTTTTCTGTTCCTGCATTCAGTGATCTTGGCTTTAACGTGGTTGCCATTGCCATATTGGTGATGTTTTCTACTGTATTAGGTGTTGGCGCTCTTGTGGCTGGTAGTGTGCTTGGCCTGGCAGCCTGCGGAGGGATCCTGTTCTTTCTACTTTGGCGACACCATTTGGCTAGGTTTGGCATGCATCAGTCGGGAGCAGCGATATGGCCCTTCATACATCTGTGTGTGCCGATACTATTATTGGAGTTCTCGTGCCAGATTATTACCGCAGTAGAGAATTACTTCGCCTCGGGCCTGGCTGAAGGTAGCATTGCGACCCTCAATTATGCGCGGCGAGTGAACATCATGATGGTCGCACTGGTTGCTCTTAACGTATCTCGCGGGGTGTTCCCAACATTTTCCCTGCTTTGGCGTGAAGGAAAGCGTCAGGAGGCAGCGGAGATTTTGATGCGAATTAGCAACACGGTCATCATCCTCTTCGTGCCGGCTGCAGTCTGCTGCATGGCATTGCGCGATCAAATCTTAGGTCTGCTCTATCTGCGAGGCGCGTTTGACCGCAACGCACTAGAGATGACAGAAGCGGTGTTCATCTTCTATTGCGGAGGCCTTGTAGCTGCGGTCCTTGAGCCGGTGTTTATCAAGGCGTGTTATGCCTTTGGAGACACTAGGACTCCGCTTGTCTCGACGGCTCTCAGTGCCGTTTTCGCTGCTATCGGCACATATTTGCTCATTCCAATTTGGGGGCTTGTCGGGATCGCATTCGTCATAAATCTCTCGATTGCTTTCCGTGCCTTCGCCATGGCCTTTGTGTTGAGTAACACATTAGAGTATTTTGACCTCAGAAGGTTGGCAGCAAGCAGCGTAGGGGCACTCGTATGTACAGGCTTGGCATGTGCCGCCAGCATTGGTATTCCTCGCGACACTCCTCTTGGGCTCATGGGTTGGATTTTGGTTTTTGCCGTCACCTACCTGTTTTGCGGATGGTTTTTCTTAGAGGGATCAATTCGACCGCTTGTGTGGAAGTTCGCGAGACTCGGAGTCGAGATGCGGCCCCGATGA
- a CDS encoding glycosyltransferase family 2 protein, protein MQNTNAHNYPIVSIIIPCRNERGFIADCLESVLANDFPKDRLEILVVDGMSDDGTRAILDSFSRNHAFLSVLDNPKRVTPTAMNLGIKHTRGPIVMRMDAHARYDSHYISRCVDALGKYKVDNVGGIWKTLPRTETLVGWCIVKALSHPFGVGNSHFRLPQGSEPKFVDTVPFFCVRRWVFQELGGFNESLVRGEDMEFSLRLNQPVVFNERLTRGQDMEFSLRLRKAGGRTLLIPDIVSYYYARSDIKSFWCHNWINGVWAIVPFAYSNVIPVSPRHLVPLCFVGSLVAMLVLTAWQGAFGWIGGGILGAYVLANVIASLHVAWEAKQPKYLLLMPMIFAMLHVGYGLGSLWGAFRLLTIREFWQKVFNVETNRAAPAR, encoded by the coding sequence TTGCAGAATACAAATGCTCACAATTACCCCATCGTCTCGATCATCATTCCCTGCCGGAACGAGCGAGGGTTTATTGCCGACTGTCTCGAATCCGTGCTCGCAAATGATTTTCCCAAAGATCGCCTGGAAATACTCGTGGTTGACGGCATGAGCGATGATGGGACCCGTGCAATTCTTGACAGCTTTTCTCGCAACCATGCGTTTCTTTCGGTGTTAGATAACCCCAAACGTGTGACTCCCACTGCGATGAACCTGGGGATCAAGCACACCCGTGGCCCCATTGTGATGCGGATGGACGCCCATGCCCGATATGACAGCCACTACATTTCCCGTTGTGTGGACGCTCTGGGAAAGTACAAGGTCGACAATGTCGGGGGGATCTGGAAAACCCTGCCTCGAACGGAGACATTGGTGGGATGGTGCATTGTTAAAGCTTTGTCCCATCCATTCGGGGTGGGCAACTCGCATTTTCGGCTGCCCCAGGGCAGCGAGCCGAAGTTTGTCGATACGGTTCCGTTCTTTTGCGTGCGGCGATGGGTGTTTCAGGAACTCGGTGGATTTAATGAAAGCCTGGTCCGGGGCGAAGACATGGAATTCAGCCTTCGGCTGAATCAGCCGGTCGTTTTTAATGAGCGGTTGACGCGAGGACAGGATATGGAATTCAGTCTTCGTTTGCGGAAGGCTGGAGGCCGCACACTCCTGATCCCTGATATCGTCAGCTACTACTATGCTCGGTCGGACATCAAGTCGTTCTGGTGTCACAATTGGATCAATGGTGTATGGGCCATAGTGCCCTTTGCGTATAGCAATGTGATTCCAGTCAGCCCGCGTCATCTTGTTCCACTGTGCTTTGTCGGTAGTCTGGTAGCCATGCTCGTCTTAACCGCCTGGCAGGGAGCGTTCGGATGGATTGGAGGGGGTATTCTCGGCGCCTATGTGCTCGCGAATGTGATTGCATCACTCCACGTTGCCTGGGAGGCGAAGCAACCGAAGTATCTACTGCTGATGCCGATGATTTTTGCCATGCTGCATGTCGGATACGGGCTCGGTTCCCTCTGGGGGGCGTTCAGGCTTCTTACAATCCGTGAATTTTGGCAAAAAGTATTCAATGTGGAGACAAACCGTGCAGCCCCGGCCAGATAG
- a CDS encoding 1-deoxy-D-xylulose-5-phosphate synthase, with translation MSLLKNIHSPADLKRLSPEQFPELCQEIREQILAVVSNVGGHLASNLGVVELTVALQYLLDTPKDKIVWDTSNQAYTHKLLTGRREQFHTLRQYGGLSGFCKREESVYDTFNAGHAGTGVSAAFGMVEAREQRGEKHKVVCVVGDGAMTAGMTLEGLHHAGGTNKDFIVVLNDNQMSISRNVGAISAYLNRTFTGEFYARMREETGQLLRKIPHIGAEMQKIARRAEELAKGAILPGLLFEELGFQYAGPIDGHNFEHLLPTLENVLKMKGPVLLHVITKKGLGYQAAMDNPVWFHACPAFVRETGVPAKKAVRPSYTSMAVDALIKVARQDKRVVAITAAMCEGTGLNAFEKEFPERIYDVGIAEQHAVTFAAGMAAQGMKPVVALYSTFLQRAYDQVVHDVATQNLPVTFCIDRGGLVAEDGTTHHGAFDFAFLRHVPNMVVAAPKDENELQHMIKTCVSFDGPASVRYARGVSLGVPMDPEPTTLPIGKGELLREGTDVAIVAIGVTVWPAMKAAERLAQEGISAAVVNARFAKPLDTELILKTAKNVRCLVTVEEGCKMGGFGSAVLETLSEAGLMLRTKILGLPDWYIEQGPQDLLRERYGLTADGIYNSVKQLFGTGVVADDAARLASLVGSLPHGDEQGS, from the coding sequence ATGTCTCTGTTAAAAAATATCCACAGTCCCGCTGATTTGAAGCGACTGTCCCCTGAACAGTTTCCGGAACTATGCCAGGAGATCCGGGAGCAAATCCTCGCGGTGGTTTCGAATGTCGGGGGGCATCTGGCCTCCAATCTGGGTGTCGTGGAGTTGACGGTCGCATTGCAATATCTCCTGGATACGCCAAAAGATAAGATTGTCTGGGACACCAGCAATCAGGCCTATACGCATAAACTTCTCACCGGGCGACGCGAACAATTTCATACGCTGCGCCAATACGGTGGATTGAGCGGGTTCTGTAAGCGCGAAGAAAGCGTGTACGACACCTTCAATGCCGGGCATGCCGGTACTGGCGTCTCCGCTGCCTTCGGCATGGTGGAAGCGCGCGAGCAACGGGGCGAGAAACATAAGGTCGTCTGTGTCGTCGGCGACGGGGCGATGACCGCAGGTATGACGCTAGAGGGTTTGCACCACGCGGGCGGGACGAATAAGGATTTTATCGTCGTCCTGAACGACAATCAGATGTCGATTTCTCGAAACGTCGGCGCGATTTCTGCCTATCTGAACCGGACCTTCACCGGTGAATTCTACGCTCGGATGCGCGAGGAAACCGGCCAGCTCCTGCGAAAGATTCCCCACATCGGGGCCGAAATGCAAAAAATCGCTCGCCGCGCCGAAGAGTTGGCCAAAGGCGCGATTCTTCCCGGGCTCTTATTCGAAGAATTGGGCTTCCAATATGCCGGCCCGATCGACGGCCATAACTTTGAACACCTGCTGCCGACCTTAGAGAACGTGCTCAAGATGAAGGGCCCGGTCCTGTTGCACGTCATTACGAAAAAAGGCTTGGGCTATCAGGCGGCCATGGACAATCCCGTCTGGTTCCATGCCTGTCCGGCGTTTGTGCGTGAAACTGGTGTGCCGGCGAAAAAAGCCGTCCGCCCCAGTTATACCAGCATGGCCGTCGATGCCCTGATCAAGGTTGCGCGCCAGGACAAGCGGGTGGTCGCGATCACAGCCGCGATGTGTGAAGGCACCGGGTTGAATGCCTTTGAAAAAGAGTTCCCCGAGCGGATCTATGACGTGGGGATTGCCGAGCAACATGCGGTGACCTTCGCAGCCGGTATGGCAGCGCAGGGCATGAAGCCGGTGGTCGCCTTGTATTCCACCTTCCTGCAACGGGCCTACGATCAGGTTGTGCATGATGTGGCGACTCAAAACCTCCCCGTGACGTTCTGCATTGACCGTGGGGGCCTCGTGGCCGAAGACGGCACGACGCACCATGGCGCCTTCGATTTCGCGTTCCTGCGGCATGTACCGAACATGGTTGTGGCCGCGCCTAAGGACGAGAACGAATTGCAGCACATGATCAAGACCTGTGTGAGTTTTGATGGACCTGCCTCCGTGCGATACGCGCGTGGCGTCAGCCTCGGTGTGCCGATGGATCCTGAGCCGACCACCCTGCCGATCGGCAAGGGTGAGTTGTTGCGTGAAGGAACGGATGTGGCCATCGTGGCGATCGGCGTGACGGTCTGGCCGGCCATGAAGGCCGCCGAACGGTTGGCACAGGAAGGCATCTCCGCCGCTGTGGTCAACGCGCGGTTTGCGAAGCCGCTGGACACCGAACTTATTCTTAAGACGGCGAAGAACGTCCGTTGCCTGGTGACAGTGGAAGAAGGCTGCAAGATGGGCGGTTTCGGTTCCGCAGTCTTGGAAACTTTGTCGGAAGCCGGACTCATGTTGCGCACCAAGATCCTCGGGTTACCGGATTGGTATATCGAGCAAGGGCCGCAGGACCTGTTGCGTGAGCGGTATGGTCTGACCGCCGACGGCATTTATAACAGCGTCAAACAATTGTTCGGAACCGGCGTGGTGGCGGACGATGCCGCTCGGTTGGCGTCACTGGTCGGCAGTTTGCCGCACGGTGATGAGCAGGGCAGCTAA
- a CDS encoding outer membrane beta-barrel protein, whose amino-acid sequence MRRWSIGLSVLVLLCVPALTCAETYIAAGMGMNAPTFDTTDVGKVSLQKDLFYGGKIGHYFNDRGYNWFGLELDAYRSTPGIKQQTVHTSTNPHLSGHIPGADLMVHSLAFNALVRVTGYQYKVEPYAGLGIGLNVGNISSGNFRPEASFAPSFNVLAGIRYYMTDSIAPFLEYKYNFAQFKFDRSNVTADYRANLFMFGIAFHFGR is encoded by the coding sequence ATGCGCCGTTGGTCGATCGGTTTGTCGGTTCTGGTCCTGCTGTGCGTGCCAGCCCTTACGTGTGCCGAAACCTATATCGCCGCGGGTATGGGCATGAATGCCCCCACATTCGATACCACTGACGTCGGCAAAGTGTCTCTGCAAAAGGACCTGTTTTACGGCGGGAAAATCGGCCATTACTTCAACGACCGCGGGTACAATTGGTTTGGCCTCGAACTCGACGCCTACCGCTCCACCCCCGGCATCAAACAACAAACAGTGCACACTTCCACCAATCCTCACTTGTCAGGACATATCCCCGGTGCAGACTTGATGGTGCACTCATTGGCGTTCAACGCATTGGTGCGAGTGACCGGCTACCAATACAAGGTGGAACCCTATGCCGGCCTGGGTATTGGCCTGAATGTCGGCAATATATCGAGTGGGAATTTCAGACCGGAAGCGTCTTTTGCCCCGAGCTTTAATGTGTTGGCCGGCATACGCTATTACATGACCGACTCGATCGCCCCCTTTTTGGAGTACAAGTACAACTTCGCCCAGTTCAAGTTCGACCGCAGCAATGTCACGGCTGACTACCGTGCCAACCTCTTCATGTTCGGCATCGCCTTCCATTTCGGCCGCTAA
- the ispG gene encoding flavodoxin-dependent (E)-4-hydroxy-3-methylbut-2-enyl-diphosphate synthase has product MHITRKKTRQIQAGSVKIGGDAPISVQSMCSTDTRDVKATVDQIRQLETAGCELIRVAVPDEAAADALPKIKAAMTVPLIADIHFDHRLALKAAEVVDCVRINPGNIGAWWKVQEVIKAVNERSIPLRIGVNGGSLERPLLDKYGWPSPEALSESALNAVHALEDEGFTNMKVSLKASDVHHAIDAYYLFSTQSNYPLHIGITEAGTAMTGAVKSAIGLGWLLSQGIGDTLRVSLAADPVEEVKVGFEILKSLELRHRGINVIACPTCGRVEIDVVRMANELEKKLGHIKTPLNVSVLGCVVNGIGEGKEADIGIAGGEGKGILFKKGKLMRKVPMDELMDTLIYEVEQLAKEKDAEASGAAPNGSSSDGQTEAGWELMGHAPDEQSTIVRDIPVLPSKP; this is encoded by the coding sequence ATGCATATCACCAGAAAAAAGACGCGGCAGATTCAGGCAGGATCGGTCAAGATCGGCGGGGATGCGCCGATTTCGGTTCAGTCGATGTGCTCGACCGACACGCGCGACGTGAAAGCGACGGTGGATCAGATCCGGCAATTGGAAACCGCCGGTTGCGAGCTCATTCGTGTCGCCGTTCCGGACGAGGCGGCCGCGGACGCGCTGCCGAAGATTAAAGCGGCGATGACGGTGCCGCTGATCGCCGACATTCACTTCGATCATCGCCTGGCCCTCAAGGCGGCCGAAGTCGTCGATTGTGTCCGTATCAACCCCGGCAACATCGGGGCCTGGTGGAAAGTGCAGGAGGTGATCAAAGCCGTCAACGAGCGGAGTATTCCCCTGCGCATCGGCGTGAACGGAGGCTCGCTCGAACGGCCGCTGCTCGATAAATATGGCTGGCCTTCACCGGAAGCCCTGTCTGAATCGGCCTTGAACGCCGTGCACGCGCTCGAAGACGAAGGCTTCACCAACATGAAGGTGTCGCTCAAGGCCTCCGATGTGCACCATGCGATCGACGCCTACTATCTCTTCTCCACACAGTCCAACTATCCGCTGCATATCGGCATTACCGAAGCCGGCACGGCCATGACCGGCGCGGTGAAGTCTGCGATCGGACTTGGTTGGCTGCTCTCGCAAGGTATTGGCGACACGTTGCGTGTCTCGCTCGCCGCCGATCCGGTGGAAGAAGTCAAAGTCGGTTTCGAAATCCTAAAGTCGCTTGAATTGCGTCATCGCGGCATCAATGTCATCGCCTGCCCGACCTGCGGCCGTGTTGAAATCGATGTGGTGCGCATGGCGAACGAGCTGGAAAAGAAACTCGGCCATATCAAGACCCCGTTGAATGTGTCCGTGCTCGGTTGCGTGGTCAATGGCATCGGCGAAGGCAAGGAAGCGGATATCGGCATTGCCGGCGGCGAAGGCAAAGGCATTCTCTTCAAAAAGGGAAAACTGATGCGCAAGGTGCCCATGGACGAACTCATGGACACGCTCATCTACGAAGTCGAGCAGCTGGCCAAGGAAAAAGACGCTGAGGCTTCAGGCGCTGCGCCCAACGGATCCTCGTCGGACGGACAGACGGAAGCAGGCTGGGAATTGATGGGCCACGCGCCGGATGAACAGTCCACCATCGTCCGCGACATTCCCGTGCTTCCGAGCAAACCCTAG
- a CDS encoding cation:proton antiporter, which produces MTPDPIFFRDLAYVFIAAVVGGTSAYLLRQPLILGYVFGGILISPLTPGPSVSDVHSFELFAEIGVILLMFCIGIEFSLNDLLRVRWVALLGGPVGIVLSILLGVGVGHVVGWNFIQSVVIGAVVSVASTMVLARLLLDSGDLRAKHGRVMIGITLVEDLAVVVLTVLLPALGALEPGRFATIGKALWLAVLILVPFAYLAAKAIPPLLTRIAKTQNAELFLLVSLSLGIGTAAVTQMAGLSLALGAFLAGLIISGSEYGHETLARLLSLRDAFVALFFVTIGILIDPRVVWSNLPLLGIMLGLIIAGKFVIWTLVVRLFRYAWGTALLVGAGLTQIGEFSFVLVQVAKTAGHVGEDVYNATLTASLLSILLNAPLVRYAPKWIAALHFRMGRAAVPIQGGVHDEQAGHVVVCGFGRMGSTVGLALDHFGLPYTVIERDPDLVRQLRRRGISCVYGDASQTELLNAAGAQRAALAIVALPVIHEASLTLRRLRGLNEQLPVLVRAHGFREAEDLKDVGATEIILPEVEGAHTLIRHAFQALNIPKSSILSYLKSCQDFRPSSAETHSQT; this is translated from the coding sequence ATGACCCCTGATCCGATTTTTTTCAGAGATCTCGCCTATGTGTTTATCGCCGCGGTGGTCGGCGGGACGTCCGCCTATCTGCTTCGCCAGCCATTGATTCTGGGATATGTGTTCGGGGGCATTCTGATCAGCCCCTTGACGCCCGGTCCCTCCGTGTCGGACGTCCACAGTTTCGAATTATTCGCCGAGATCGGTGTGATTCTTCTCATGTTTTGCATCGGCATTGAATTTTCGCTGAACGATTTGTTGCGCGTGCGCTGGGTCGCCCTGCTGGGAGGGCCAGTCGGGATTGTGCTCTCCATTCTGCTCGGTGTGGGTGTCGGCCATGTGGTAGGGTGGAATTTCATTCAAAGCGTGGTGATTGGCGCCGTGGTGTCTGTGGCGAGCACGATGGTGCTGGCGCGCTTGCTGTTGGACAGCGGAGACCTGCGTGCCAAGCACGGCCGGGTGATGATCGGGATCACGCTGGTGGAGGATCTGGCGGTGGTCGTGCTCACCGTCCTGCTTCCGGCGCTGGGCGCGCTGGAACCGGGGCGTTTCGCCACTATCGGAAAGGCGCTATGGCTGGCCGTTCTGATTCTGGTTCCGTTCGCGTATCTCGCGGCCAAAGCGATCCCGCCGCTGTTGACACGGATTGCGAAGACGCAAAACGCGGAATTGTTTCTGCTGGTGTCGCTGTCTCTGGGTATCGGGACGGCGGCCGTGACGCAGATGGCAGGACTATCCCTCGCCCTTGGGGCCTTTCTGGCCGGATTGATTATCAGCGGGTCGGAGTATGGTCATGAAACGCTTGCGCGACTGCTCTCATTGCGGGATGCGTTTGTCGCCCTCTTTTTTGTGACCATCGGCATTCTGATCGATCCACGGGTCGTTTGGTCGAACCTTCCGCTGTTGGGTATCATGCTCGGATTGATCATCGCGGGAAAGTTCGTCATTTGGACCCTGGTCGTACGGCTCTTTCGCTATGCCTGGGGAACGGCGTTGTTGGTGGGCGCTGGCCTCACCCAGATCGGTGAATTTTCTTTCGTGTTGGTACAGGTGGCCAAAACGGCGGGCCATGTGGGCGAGGATGTGTACAATGCCACTCTGACCGCGTCGTTGCTGAGCATTCTCCTCAATGCGCCGTTGGTGCGGTATGCGCCAAAGTGGATCGCCGCGCTGCATTTCCGCATGGGGCGGGCTGCCGTGCCGATCCAAGGAGGAGTGCACGATGAGCAAGCAGGGCATGTGGTGGTCTGCGGATTCGGTCGCATGGGGAGCACGGTAGGCCTGGCGCTCGATCATTTTGGGCTTCCGTATACCGTGATCGAGCGCGACCCGGACCTTGTGCGGCAGCTGCGTCGCCGCGGCATTTCGTGCGTCTATGGGGATGCCTCGCAAACCGAGCTGCTGAACGCCGCCGGGGCTCAGCGAGCCGCATTGGCGATTGTTGCGCTACCGGTGATCCACGAGGCTTCGTTGACGCTTCGGCGGTTGCGGGGGTTGAATGAACAACTCCCCGTGCTGGTCAGGGCGCATGGATTTCGGGAAGCAGAAGACTTGAAAGATGTGGGCGCGACGGAAATTATTCTCCCTGAAGTCGAAGGAGCCCATACTCTGATCCGGCATGCATTTCAGGCGCTGAACATCCCGAAATCCAGCATTCTCTCGTACCTGAAATCCTGCCAGGATTTTCGACCGTCCAGCGCCGAGACACACTCACAGACCTAG
- a CDS encoding DUF3187 family protein → MSERPGLLMRYIRYLCGLLISCLSLPLTVGAEGFGPFPVRNFQALDQLVLAMPGDRAAVLKKGDFDVRLEVANTASIARDQQEQADVTMKFETIRSGLFLRYGLTDRLELGAEIPVLHRYRGFMDGAIKGVESATTGISPARKALEHTGYAFNISNGGRTLFQGSDGAVGLGDLSLFGKYQVLRETSSLPALSVRLAVKAPTGDTSQVFGSGHPDVGIGLALDKTFATNWILYANLNGVFPTGQIAGLDLQPVMSGLMAVEYLWTDNFSITAQFDYYSPPFHGTGTRVLDKGVTESALGISYRILPGFLWQLYGVENLDFITGSAADFTLSTVLTYRMRS, encoded by the coding sequence GTGAGTGAACGGCCGGGGTTGCTCATGCGGTACATCCGCTATCTCTGCGGGCTTCTCATATCGTGTCTCAGTCTCCCGCTGACGGTGGGCGCGGAAGGCTTCGGTCCGTTTCCAGTCAGAAATTTTCAGGCGTTGGACCAGTTGGTGCTGGCGATGCCGGGGGACCGCGCGGCGGTACTGAAGAAAGGTGATTTCGATGTGCGCCTCGAAGTCGCCAATACGGCCTCGATTGCCCGCGACCAGCAAGAGCAGGCCGACGTCACGATGAAGTTCGAAACGATTCGTTCCGGTCTGTTTCTCCGCTATGGTCTGACCGACCGGCTTGAACTCGGTGCAGAAATTCCGGTGTTACATCGCTATCGCGGCTTTATGGACGGTGCGATCAAGGGAGTGGAAAGTGCGACGACCGGGATTTCGCCGGCGCGGAAAGCCTTAGAGCATACCGGCTATGCATTCAACATCTCCAACGGCGGACGAACCCTCTTTCAGGGATCGGACGGTGCCGTTGGATTGGGGGACTTGTCGCTGTTCGGTAAGTATCAAGTCCTTCGCGAGACGTCCAGCCTTCCGGCACTGTCGGTCCGTCTCGCCGTCAAGGCGCCCACCGGAGATACCTCGCAAGTCTTCGGGAGCGGGCATCCGGATGTCGGCATCGGCCTCGCGCTGGATAAGACCTTTGCGACCAATTGGATCCTGTATGCCAACTTGAACGGGGTGTTTCCCACGGGGCAGATTGCCGGGCTCGATCTCCAGCCGGTGATGAGCGGGTTGATGGCGGTCGAATATCTCTGGACAGACAATTTTTCCATCACCGCCCAGTTCGACTATTACTCACCGCCCTTTCATGGCACCGGAACGAGAGTGTTGGACAAGGGCGTTACCGAATCGGCGCTCGGCATTAGTTATCGAATCCTCCCCGGTTTTCTGTGGCAGCTGTACGGGGTGGAAAATTTGGACTTCATCACTGGGAGTGCGGCCGACTTTACACTTTCGACCGTCCTGACGTATCGGATGCGTTCGTAA
- a CDS encoding oligosaccharide repeat unit polymerase, translating to MALNNTWWVCILLALPLILLAGWARIEQGSWFAPGAFFSLLWVGYSVGPLMLAPDLAVWPGALVMIWIITLIVYVGTVTGLGQFGSASHHVKAVSRNNWPTVETFNKVGASLRNAMIFCGTLGCVAVVMLVQSGGYSIGDLLSTDAVAAMAQFFSTARYAEVYRPPAIVQLFLVFMYASALLGGAWFACSTGTYLRMLAFFPFVPAILITVVQTTRAPMLFQMVFWLSAYWGMKIFKDGTGRPLFTKKAIFFVPIVGCALLVGFSMVLLTRYDLALDSLLPVVWPRFIRGDVVGYLVAFGEWLKSEKYMDIAPSFGAITFGGIFEALGIKNRVLGIHEDVIDIDLGGEFSTDTNIYTVFRGLIEDFTLPGSLAILFCVGLVGGTGYRMVAGRAVAGLPLLISFYWFALWSPIAAVTTYNTLIVAFLMFAMYVMFWVKLPHVLRS from the coding sequence ATGGCCCTCAATAATACGTGGTGGGTCTGCATATTGCTCGCACTCCCTCTCATTCTGTTAGCGGGGTGGGCCAGGATCGAGCAAGGCAGCTGGTTTGCGCCGGGAGCCTTTTTTTCTCTTCTCTGGGTTGGGTATTCAGTTGGACCCCTTATGTTGGCCCCAGATCTGGCAGTGTGGCCAGGGGCACTTGTCATGATATGGATCATAACGTTGATCGTGTATGTAGGGACTGTGACGGGATTAGGGCAGTTCGGATCGGCGAGCCATCATGTGAAAGCGGTAAGCCGGAACAATTGGCCGACTGTGGAAACGTTTAACAAAGTAGGCGCTTCTCTCAGAAACGCCATGATCTTTTGCGGCACTCTCGGATGCGTAGCGGTGGTCATGCTTGTTCAGTCAGGGGGATACAGCATTGGAGATCTATTGTCGACGGATGCCGTTGCGGCGATGGCTCAATTTTTTTCAACGGCTCGGTATGCCGAGGTGTATCGCCCTCCGGCAATTGTGCAACTTTTTTTGGTGTTTATGTATGCAAGTGCGCTATTGGGCGGGGCTTGGTTCGCTTGTTCAACCGGGACTTATTTGCGCATGCTCGCCTTCTTCCCTTTTGTTCCGGCAATTCTTATTACTGTCGTACAAACAACCCGGGCCCCGATGTTGTTTCAGATGGTTTTTTGGCTTTCGGCGTATTGGGGAATGAAAATATTCAAGGACGGAACGGGGAGACCGCTGTTCACTAAAAAAGCCATTTTTTTTGTCCCAATTGTCGGATGTGCGCTGCTTGTGGGATTTTCAATGGTTCTGCTTACACGTTACGACCTCGCGCTCGATTCGCTTCTTCCGGTCGTATGGCCGCGTTTTATTAGAGGAGATGTGGTCGGATATCTGGTTGCATTCGGAGAATGGCTTAAGTCGGAAAAGTACATGGATATCGCTCCTTCGTTTGGTGCAATCACCTTCGGAGGAATTTTCGAAGCTCTGGGCATCAAGAATCGAGTGTTAGGTATCCATGAAGATGTCATCGACATAGATCTGGGGGGAGAATTTTCGACCGATACGAACATCTACACCGTTTTCAGAGGCCTTATTGAAGACTTCACCCTTCCAGGCAGCCTTGCAATCCTCTTCTGTGTCGGACTTGTGGGTGGAACTGGGTACAGAATGGTAGCAGGGCGAGCTGTCGCGGGACTTCCTCTCCTGATATCGTTTTACTGGTTTGCGCTCTGGAGTCCTATCGCGGCAGTAACAACGTATAATACGCTGATCGTCGCATTCCTCATGTTTGCCATGTATGTCATGTTCTGGGTGAAGCTGCCTCATGTGCTGCGGTCATAG